CAATTCTCACGAGGCATTTTCTAATTAACCCAAAATTTAATGACATGAAACCTGGCTTTAAGAATTTCTAATGGCTTGAAATCTCTGTGATCATAGCTACATGCCTGATGGCAGATAAGGTTATGACCCCTAGGGATGTTCCATTAAACCCGTATTCATCTCAAGGGATGGGGCACAACATTCAAGGACAAATCAGGAAATGATATAAAGAATGCTGAAGATGGAGAGGAGGGAGAACCTGGAGGGGCTCCTGCCTCTCAGTGGGCTTCTATAGCGCCTACGAGGTGACTTTTCAGAATAAGTTCTATAGCCTGAATACCTTCAAAAGAGGAAAAGCGAAACAAGCAAAAATACAATATATTCACAGATCAACCCACGGAAACTTCCTCTAACCACATGTCAGTGAGATTACCTGTCACGGTTTCTGTCGTTTATATTTCTTCCACCATAATGGTGGGACCTCCAAGGTGATTTATCTGGAGAAGGAGTGCGGTATCGGCGTGCAAAGGAATAACGATCAGTGAAGCCACGTCCTTTTCTAACTCGCTTGGGCGCACCATCTGAAGATGGACTTCGTGATAACCGTTGGTCATGGTTAGATCTAGAAGCCTCAGGGGCTCTATGACCAGACTTCCTAGCAGGGCTTCGACTGTCCCTTCTCAATCTCAGATTTCGGGGAACATTTTCAGGGCTCATGCTTTCACCGCTTTTACGACTATTGTCTGGCCTTCTTTTGGGGCTTGGGCTAACACTCCTGTAATTTAGTCATGAATATGCAATTTCTTATATCTTAGAATGGCAGTATAATGTAACCCCCAAAAAACTAGAGcacaagaatacaaaagcAGAAACCTTGATTTGCTTGAATTGCCAGAATTAGAACGACGACTACCGGTCATCTCCAAATTAGAATCCCTCCCGTGCCCACTGTTTACATGCTCATCATTCTTTGGAGACATTTCACCTTCTTCATTTGATGAGTTTTCCTCAGTTCTCTTTGGCTTGGAATCCCTTTCCGTGACAACCTCTTTCCCTACGATACTTGTTGGGGATTTTTTCCTAGCAACTGTAGCATTGCAAGCAAAAAGGATAACACGATTCATTTCAAACCCCATGAAATCAGTCACATATAAAGATAATTAGAGGAGATGACAGCAGTATACCAAGATTCTTCGAATTCTTTTCAGCAAAAGttgagttattaaattttttagcaGAATTTTGACGACCGACATTTTTTTCATCAGAACTACTACCAGTACTTTCCATATCACTGGCACTTTTGGAACTCCTGAAACCAAAccttcaattataaataaggcCAATAACAAGTACACCAGCCAGAAGAACATTGAGGGAAGAACAAAGTTGAAGAGGTTggacaaaaaataaaaccagACCATTTAGACTTGCGCCTTGATCGCTTATCGTGCCGGACTCTCTTCCTCTCCCTTCTCCTATCCCTCTGCTTCTTCCCACGCTGGTGTTTATCTCTTTTTACTGGCCTCCTCCTCCTAGGCCTTCCATCACTAGATGAAACTGAATCAGACAGCAAGGAATCTGATTCTGAGTCTGATTCTGAAGACGAAGCAGTATAAGAATcttctgaagaagaagaagctgaATCATAGTCAGAGTCAGAGCTCTGAGAATCAGATGAAGAAtatctccttttccttttctttcttctatgCTTTTTTAGTCTTCCTCTACTTTTTTCATCAGAACTACTATCAGACAAAGGAACCTTCCctgatttcttcttctttcctgtACAAAACTAAATTATACCGTGCACGTATCGAGAAGTTTGGGAACAAGCTCCAGGAAAAGgcggaaaagaaaataaaagcaaacacaagtcaaaaaaaaaaaaaaatactcgCATCACTACCTAAATATACCCAAGCATTACCTGCATCTTTGCCAACAGTATcctgaattttattttcagaaGTCTCACCACAATCTACAATTTTTACAGGGTGGACAGGTTTGCCATCAGCTGTTCCCAACTGTTCAATTCTTTTCACAACCTCTATTCCCTTTATGACCTTTCCAAAAACGACATGTTTCCTGTCATATATTGAGAATTGAGAACACATCAGACTTggaacattttaaatttactattAGTTAAAGCATATCTGGATATGAGCACTGTGTCCCAAGACATCCCAGCAGTAAAGATGTGGTTCCCTAATAGAAGAATATAGCTTTGAATCATATTGGAAAGATTGAAGGTTTATGCAAAAGCTGCCTTCATTGTGGCTCATCCAATGAACAAATGGAAATATGAGCACAGCAGCAGAGATCATATACCGATCAAGATGGGGCTGGCGCTTAAAAGTTATAAAGAACTGAGAACCATTTGTGTTTGGACCACTATTTGCCATAGAGAGAAAACCTGCTCCATCGtgcttcaaaataaaattctcatCTGAAAAGaggaacataaaaaaatttacaactaaTGAAGAAACTAATCCATCATGCAAGCACACATATGGCCTATTAACTTTACCTGAAAACTTCCCACCATATATACTTTCCCCACCAGTGCCTGCAAATCAATTAAAGCTCTATCTTACAAGTTTGGGCATGAGTAAGGAGGTAACATAGATTAATTACATTAATAGACCATCtgaaattttatcaaatcaGAAAGTGTACCATTTCCCTTCGAAAAGTCACCACCCTGTCAGGACAAGAAAAATATGTGAATAATGTGCTAGCAACCAGATGAACATGttagaaaggaaacaaaacaAGGAACTTTCTGCAACGATTCTACCAGGGGGATCTGTTAGAGATTGTTGTAGCATACTTTTCTCCACTGCTATTTACCAAAATTACCCCAAAGCTATCTTTTAGTTGATTTTAGACTTGACTGTGGATCTGTTAGAGATTGTTGTAACATACTTTGCTCCAGTGATATTTACCAAAATTACCACAAAACTacttttagttgtttttagAAACTTTGGTGCCTAAAATTCCAATAAATGTTATGGCAACTTAATTGCTTTTCGCTTAAGCACATGGCAGCTTCAAACACAACTCAATGGATAATGACCACCTAGTTGTGCAAAAGTATATTGACAAGGATCAAGTAAGCTACAACTTACTGCAATGTTCATTGTATTTCTAACACTGGcctatttttttctataagaGCTGTATGGCTACTCAGTGGAAATAGATGAAATAACATCTTCTAGACAAGTACCAAGATATTTGATAAATGCTATTTTCAATCAATCTATGCTTGTCTCGCTGTTCCTTGATTATGCAAAGAACATTGAACTTACCAACTATTAGAACATCTCAAGGAACAAATGCAAGACTtcaaatacatcaaaaatttCCGTACTAGTTGTCAAAATGTGTCTGAAGTATCAAGTCAACAAGTATTATGAACACCAATTATGGTGATTACAAGGTACCCgcttaaaaaaatgatttcaTGAAAATTAATGGATGTTCCCAGTATCAAATGGGACCAGGTTTTTGTGGCAAAGACGCCCCCAAACCCCAAATCATCTACATGATTCGAGTAGCAAATACAGAGAGAGGGATCATTTTTTGAGGCAGATGCCAACTTGGAGAAGCATTATTTAGCCTTCACAATGCTacaaaatccatcaacaaCATCTTATTATCTGATGATGACACTTCTTGATAGTGGAAAGAAACAACTTACTTGGGCCATGAATCCTTTGATGATTCGATGGAAAAAAGAACCTTTGTAGTGAAGAGGTTTTCCAGTTGTTTTTCCAATGCCCATCTCACCTACAATGGACCATGATGTACTACTGTCAACATCCAATTTTACTTGTGTAGGCAACTAGCAACTTATTTCTCAGGCCAATAAAAATAGTGGATCATTCTCAAGGTGTCCAAAAGCATTTCCTGGACTTGTATCGTGCAAGTCATAGCATGAAGGGGCTCGGCACTGTCCAAGAATGACTTGCAGTGATAGCATGAAGAGACTTGGTCGCCAtgcaagaaataaatacatagCATTATCCGGACTTGGCAAAATAATGATTTGCATAGCACATTGGCAGCCAAAGACATTCCTTTCACTCAAGGGACAGAGCCGCCAGAAGAGGTTTGAGGGCCTTCAATGGAACAAAGAACCTCTGGGCCGTGATGTGGgaaaattgattttgttttgtGGGGGGAGGGGAGGGATGAATTAGATAGGTCCGGCGAGAAAATTGACGTTGTTTTGTGGAGACAAAGcttgaaaattaatatttagggACATATAATAGTAATCCTTCTGGACCccttttgaataaaaataaaaattgatagatGCAGCATTGCCGTAAGTGAAGAACCAAGAAAACATTTTAAAGAAGACATCGAGAAACACAAGATATTGGAAGCAAAAATGATGACTAGACAACATAAATTGGCAGAGGTCCAGCTAACTATTGGATAAACTATTgaaattaattgtaaatttgaAACAGAGAAGTTAAACATGCCTGTACAAAGTGCCCGAAAATTCTCTGCAGTTTTGGGAGCAACATCAGCAAAAAGCTGtcaaattaaaaagagaaaagttaTCTAATATCTAGATGGAAATACACAATGAACAAACACCATAGTctttcaaataaaagaaaaggtcgTTTGCATTACCTCAATCACAATTCTTTCAACAGGATCTCCATCGATCGATacatcaaaatatacaagaggattttttttcttgctcATCTCTCCTATTCCTTGCTACACTAAAACGAAACTCGAAGTCAGTACATGCATTATCCGGTTAGGTTATTGAGGAAAACAAATGCATTCAACAGAAGTCacaaaaccctaaaccctaattctTCAATTGAAGGTTCACGGAAGTACACACGTAGGTTTAACATATATGAAATTTCAAGGGAAAACCTTTGGTAAAGTGCGAGATTGGAATCTAATATAGCGGGTTGAGATCTTAAGCGGCTGCAATAATCATGAGCTTGGAACTACAAGTGAACGAACTGAGAGGGAGTGGAGTTAGTTAACCAGATTGCAGAGTTAAACTCGCCTGCTTTGCAAGGATAAATATTTGCTGCGGTTGATCGATTATCTGCTCGACACGTGCACACTTGTTGCCCTAGCCCAAGGCAGTAATTGAATCCATCCCAGCGCAGTCTCTGGGTTTATTCATGAAAAAGGGGTAATTACCGTGGGTCTAAGCGTTTCCAATGTTCGCTTTAGATATCctattttttatcttctttttttctaaaataataccTATTTCTGTTTCTTAGCATTGAATTGTGTTTCTGCCagtatttatacttttataataaactaatttttaatgttaaagTGTGAATTCTTTACATTATTAACTTcatgaatcaaatttttaaaaatatttctgatatttagaattttactttttttatacttttgatATACTCTGTTTGATATTCAAATATTCTTTACTTTAAAatctttcaaatataatacattaccatttaatttagttaattatatatactgtttatatttatagaatcaaatcacttaattatacaatagagtaaatattacaataaaattaattgtttaattttataatatttgtttctaaaataataacttttaattttacaaaataatgtatgtaaacttttaatttatataagtaaattagtacattaattaataaactgaAAAAGGGAGCTCAATTAgtttatatgatatataatcaaatatatttctcatcaaaatattattatgtgtatttaatttaattttaaattttatatataaaaaattttaaaactaaaatcaaatttcacaattgaaaatatttacaataaaataaaactaataatcaTAGAACAGGTAGGCATATTGTAAAGTATTAAAACATACTgcagaaaatataaaacaattgAAGAGGTCAACTAACATATCAACTAACAACCAAGACTAACATATTAGCTAAAAATACTCTAACAAACCGTATGAAGAGGTCAACTAGGAGATTCCTAACAATCCCTTCCTTGAACTCATTGTCTAAGTAATTAATTCAAATCCGCAACAGTACACATACCAAGCCTTTCACGAAGCTTTTCAACAACATCTAACTTGAGAGGCTTAGTCATTAAGTCGGCAAGCTAATTTTCAGAGCTATAGAAAACTAGCTCAACTACTCCATCCTTGGTAAGATCTcggaaaaaaatgaaatctcACTTGTATGTGCTTGCAACGTCCATGTAGAACTGGATTCTTCGACAGCTTTATGGTTGAAGTATTATCCTACATTATTGTGGTACAATCAGCCTGCACATGAccaatatcttttaaaattcttctCATCCAATGGTTTGACAAGCACAAGCAGTTGCTGCTACAAACTCTGCTTCAATGGTTGACTAAGTAACAATAGGCTGCTTTTTAGATGACCAAGCTACTGCTCCTCCATACATCATGAACACGTAACCTGAAGTGCTCTTGCTATCCTCCTGAAGCATAACCTAAAACCAGATCTTCATTATCTAAAGGAACTTGGAACATACTATTGAAAAAGTGATTCAGAAATTTAACCTTCCCAAATTGAATCcattttttgttctttcattCCATCTAAAATCCCCTTCAAGTATCAATTAATGGAAGAGGAATGATATTAGaaacttcttctttctcttttttttttttttatctccaGCATAATCACTGTCTATATAAGCCACTAATTCACTTATTCCTCCCTTTTTGTAAAACACACCATAATCTATAGTTCCTTTTAAGTACCTTAAGACCCTTTTTGCTGCTGTAAAATGTAGTTTTGTAGGATTTTCCATGAAACGACTAATAAAACTTACAATAAACATGAGATCGGGTCGAGTAGTTGTAAAATACATCAAACTTCCTACCATTTGCTTGAACTGAGTTGCATTCACTTTGACTTCTTCTTCATCTGCATCAATCTTTTGGCCAGGAACAATGGGATTGCGAACAAAATTGCTTTCTTTCATGCCAAAACGACTTAGAGTATTTCAGCTGCATATTCTCCTTGACATATAAAGACACCATCAGCTCTTTACAACAGCTCAATTCTAAGAAAGAACCTCATTTTTTCTAAATCTGTCATGTCAAACTGCTTCTTCATGGAATTTTTAAACTCATACAGCAACACTTCATCATCACTAGTATATAACAAATCATCTACATAAATACtgacaattaaaattttacctcttttccttttaaagaaaagtgtGTGTTTACTAGGACTCTTTTCAAATCCTTCCTTGATAAAGTAGGACTCAATCCAACTAAACCAAGTTCTAGGTGCTTGTTTTATCCGTAAAGAGCCTTTTGTAGTTTATAAACCATAtgtttactttctttcttctcatatCCTCTTGGTTGTTCAACAAACACATCTTCCTTAAATTTCCCATGCAATAATGCAGATTTGACATCATCCCCTTTGTGCAGCAAGAGCAATAATCATTCTCACCATGTCCAACCTAGCTACAGGTGCATATACTTCCGTATAATCTATTCCATGCTGCTGGGAGTAACCTTTTACCACTAATCTTGCTTTGTATTTGTCAACTTCACCAAGCTCATTCAACTTAGTTTTATAAACCCACTTTACTCCTATCTTTTTGGCTCCAATTAGTAGCTTAACTAACTACTAGGtcttatttttctcaataGATTTGATTTCCTCATCCATGGCCAGCCTCCACTTTGAACTTTTAACTACATCTTCAAAGCTTGTAGGATCATATGACACCATAAGCACTATGCTTGTCATATTTACTTCATCATCTTTTGATAGTTCTTCACCAGATGTGTAATCCGCCATCCATATTGGTGGATGTCGAATTTTAAGCGTTAGGCTTGTCATATTTACTTCATCATCTTCTGATAGTTCTTCACCAGATGTGTAATCTGTCATCCATATTAGTGGATGTCGAATTCTACTCTTCCTTGCTGTCAAATTCTCTTCAGTAATTGGTTGTTCATTTACTGCTTCATTCTCATTTTCTACTACCTCTCCTTCATCTGTAATTGATTCAGAATTGTCTCCCCATTCTAAATCCATCAGCTGCTCTTTTTCGTAATCTACATCCCAATTCCACACGCGGTCTTCTTCAAAAACCACATCACGGTTTACAATAATTTTCCTTGCAACTAAATCGTACATTATGTACCCTTTAGATTCGCCACCTACTCCAAGTAGAACACAACTTACACTTTATCATCAAGCTTTGTTCTTTTTGCATCTGGTATATAGACATGTCCCACACAACTAAATACTCGAAAGTGCTCCACTGAAGGTTTTTGTTCACTCCATACTTCTTCTGGTGTCATGTTCTTCACAGCTAAAGTAGGCGATCGATTTAAGGCATAAATTGCCCACATTGCAGCTTCTGCCCAAAAGGTTTTGGGTACTTTCTTCTCTGATAGCATGGCTCTTACCAAGTTTATCACAATACGATCTTTGCGCTCAGCCACTCTGTTTTGTTGTGGAGTATAGGCTATTGTCAACTGTCTCTTCACGCCTTGTTGTTTGCAAAAATCATTGAATTCTGAGTATAGGTTTTTGTCAACTGTCTCTTCACGCCTTGTTGTTTGCAAAAATCATTGAATTCTGCAAAATTGAATTCTCATCCTCTATTTGTTCTTAAACACTTAATAGACATTTCAGTTTTTGTTTCTACAATAGTCTTGAAATGTTTAAAGTGATAAAAAGTTTTTgacttttttaaaagaaaataaataagtctTTCGAGAAAAATTATTGATGAAACTCAATAAGTACCTCTTGTGGCTGCTAGAGGCTGGTGTAATTGGGCACAAAGATCTGTATGTACTAATTATAATCTCTCTGTTGCTCTTCAATGGCTCTTTTGGGGATAAGAGTTCGGTGTTGGTTGCTTTTCATACATGCATCACAGGTGATATTTGAATCTACAATTTTCGGCAAACCAACCACCATTTCTTTGCTTTATAAAGTATGCAGTCCTTTGTAGCTTAGGTGACTATAATGATGATGCTAGAGCTTGGATTAATCTGTGATGCTGATTTGCAGACATTTTTCTTCCTTAGCTTTAATGGTAGAATCGGCAATTACTTTAAACATCCTGTTTGCACTCATGGTGGATTCTgccatttttccttttgttggATGATTGATGTTACACACCCCATCTTTGAACAGCATTCCCCACCCCTTTTCTTGTAGCTGACCGACGCTCAAAAGATTATTTTTGAGTTCCAGTACACAGTGCACATCACCAATAACATAACTGGTACCTTTCAAAACCAACTTCACAACTCCCTTTCCAATCAtctttattttagtattatttccAAGTTTGACAGTATGAAAGAAAGTTGTATCCAAAGATGAAAACATACCTTGATTTCCACACATATGGTTTGAGCACCCTGAATCTATAAATCAGGCATCACGAATCATGTCTTCATGCAGCTCTTCATATGCCATTAACAACAACTCGtcttcatcttcctcctcCACCTCTATATGATTTGCCTCCTTATTCCAACTTGGACATTCATACTTAAAATGTCATAAATTGTGACACTTATAACATTCAACAGTTGCCTTGTTGAATGTTGTCCTTCCTTTTCCTCGTCCCCTACCTCTAGGAGATGATCTTCCTCTACTTCTTATTCTAGATCCTGAATCAACCTTTAAGACTTGATCCTCATACTCGCTGCTCAccctttaaaatttatgttcgTGTACCATTAATGAACTTTGCAAGTCATTAATGGACATACTATCAATATCCTTTGATTCTTCGATGAATACCACAACAATGTGAACTTCTTAATTAAAGTTCGTAGGATTTTCTCAACAATCTTTGAGTCAAGCATGTCTTTTCTATTGCTCCGCATCTTATTGGAGATCGTCATTACTCTTGTAAAATACTCGGTAATGCTTTCATCATTCTTCGTCTCTGAAACCTCAAAATCTCTTCTTAGTAAGTTAAGAGGAGACCTATTCACCTTGTCATTGCCTCCAAACTTTTGCTTCATTGAGTCCCAAacttttttggttgtttttcGATCCAAAATTTGTTCAAAAATAGTGCGATCAATGGCCTGAAAGAGATAGTGCTTGACCTGATAATCCTTGGTTCTGGCATCTACCAATTGCATTTTCTGGGTACCAGTGAGCACTGTCCCTGCTCTTGGCTCTGTAAAGCCATTCTCCACCAAACTCCACACACCCTTTACCCTTAGCAAGTTCTCCATCAGCTCACTCCAGTGATCATCGTGACCATTAAAGTGAGGGATCTTCGTAAGAGTCTTGTTGTCACTCATTCTCTTAGTGTTAAAACACTCGAAGACTGTTGCTTCTTCTCTATAAGCCTAGTGGGGGGCACTGATACCAAATGTAAAGTATTAAGAAATACTGCAGAAAATACAAAACAATTGAATGTGGGAGTATAAATTATTGAAGAAAAGGGCTAGACTTTTATAAAGCCATTACAAAacagaaaaactaaaatatcagCTAACAACCAAGACTAACAGATTAGCTAAAAATACTCTAACAAATCGTAGGAAAAGGTCAACTAGAAGACTCCTAATATATATgacttataatatataatctaaaataaatgGGGCTCCATGAAAGGCTGAAGTTCAATGAATTTTTccatttatctttttatttatatttatattttagaatctAAGTCGAttgtgattttattaattaagtatgtaaaaaaatcttattatatgttaaatattaatcttattaaatgttaaatattgaagaaattgtatatttttatattttctttaacataattaatacactaattaataatttaccaAAATAACTATATCTTATAAGAATATTTagcaataattaaatatgaagtTTAGAAtgcatttatatattattccTTATTCGTATTTCTAtgtataaaaatgatattatgaaTTAGGAAAATTTTTGTTTAGACCTGGTGTATGTCCGCACCTATacactaaattgatatatgaTTGACATTATAaattcattagttttaaatgatgAAGTATGTATCAATCATCTAATATCAAAACGTAAAACGCTCATACATATGTGTCACTCTTCTATTAGTTGTAGTATATACACTAAgtttatataagaatttttatataaattatagataattaagtCTATATAACTTTTATGCATGCGttttaagcatattaaaacAACTCTACTGAGAACCGGTAAAAATTAggatagaatttaaattattctccttaggaaaataagaaaaagcttaggctaaattgaatttagcccatttaattattttaacattttaaattttaatataatttgatagACACCTcaacttatttctttttatgatatattaatattttttaacacataGCTTCACTCTCAACACATCCACATGAATTATGTATAGgtattttaaagttattataaaataaattttacgtctttattatattaaattgaaaattaaaaatattttatggagtataaaaacataatttagATGTTTGGTAGgtcaaattgaaaattaaaatgttaaaataattaaataataaaagtttaagtgAAATTATACAGTGtgccaaaagaaaattatgtaatgaaaaagaaaaagcagtTCTCCTAAATACATGAGAAGTTTTTAAGTCATCATGAGTGGACTTTGAAGCTTACGATTTCAGAGGCAAGAGGATaacaaaatattgaaaaaatgcCATTAAAATTTCATCATATTCAAATTTGGACAATTAATTTAAGGACCCACTTCTAGAAATATTCAAGCTTTGAATGGAAATGTTGCTTGCTCAAGCGCGTAAGACTACttcaaattaaaatgtaataaaCAATTACAATTTCCTCAGCAAACCTTTTTATCGTATCATTAGACTTTAGCCTCTCGATCAATATACATTACAGACACATCctcctttctcttttatttttctttctcgtTGGTTCCATAGCTAAACATACAGAACACTACTCTTTCCACGTACCCAGGAATTGCAGAATGGCAGACGCACTTACAGAAGATCAGATCGCCGAGTTTCACGAGGCTTTTTGCTTGATTGACAAGGATTCAGATGGTgcgttctttttctttacgtAACAGTATTTGCCTTTGTTTTCTTcagatatataaatttataatatatatatatatattatataatataatgtaTAGGTTTCATTACGATGGAAGAACTGGCGACTGTTATCCAATCATTAGATGGACACCCGACGAAAGAAGAAATTCGAGACATGATAAGTGAAGTTGATTTTGATGGAAATGGAACTATTGATTTTCAGGAGTTCTTGAACATTATGGGAAGGAAAATGAAGGTAAacagttctttttctttctttctttctttgatgtCCTTTTGAGGTTAATTGTGACTCTTGTAGGAAAATGTTGTTGAGGAGCTGAAAGAAGCCTTCAAGGTATTTGACAGAAACCAGGACGGATTTATATCAGCAAATGAGGTGAGTGTACAGAGAGAACTCAATTCGCAGGTGAAGTTTTCTTGTTTCAAGCAGCGTCTGATTACAGTTGATGGTGCAATTTTGTGTTTGTGAATTGCAGCTGAGGCAAGTGATGATAAATCTGGGGGAGAGACTAACAGAGGAGGAGGCAGAACAGATGATCAGAGAGGCTGATTTGGATGGGGATGGTCTGGTTAGTTATGAGGAATTCGCAAGGATGATGATGGCTTTCTAATCATTTTCACTCGTTATATATACATGATCAATCACATTCAAAGCCcgtgttatttattttctttctttttctttttttgttatattcaattaataatgaCAGTGTTGTAGAGTATAAAACCGAAAAAGGCCAAAGAAAAACTATTATGTTATGATCATTATTCATGAATAATCAGATAATTAAAACCTTCAATCTTATATTATCTCAAGCTTAACATTTTgagaataatattataaactaTCCAATGAAAAGTACTTTTAAACTTATGTTTTTCATCGTTTCCAATTATATAtcagttaataaaatatatttcatcaGTCAGCTATTAATTCAAACTACACTAAGTTAGTTAAAAGGATTGAAATAATCatttttgtcaaattttaaaaagtgtTCTATAGTGTAAAATGTTAAGGATAAATTTGCTATATAAGATAAAAGGCAGAACGAATCTGTCACACTTCACTAACaaaaacatcaaataaaaatatataataaggTATGTATTATTATCTCATCTTTACCGCCttaaacttcttttttcttttctttttctctcgtGCTTCTAAAAGGATGCCGCATGAACATTGTTACATGCAGGTCTTGAGGCTCATGTGTTTCCGGTGAAAGTAGGGAATTTGTTAAGGCAttatattagataaaaataagtttagtATTTACTTATCAAATCCAATCACAACAGATCTTAACGCAATATTTCATGGTCAATGACAGCACTAATTCCTTCTTTTCTGACTTTGACAATTATGCCATTCTATTCTTGTTCCTAAATGGTGGAAAGATTCTTGTCAATATTTTGAGTGGAACACTGCTTGTTCTTCGGACCACATACACAAATTCTATGgaaacaaacataaaaaaatgaattcaTCATTGAATAATATTAGGTCACTGACAATGTTTGAAAAGACCAGAACAATTCAACTGGTGCAATAAGTTGAGTGAAGaattaatagttaatttaatcttaattaaattttaaaaattagaatttcgATTAAATTGAAGTGTTACTGAATTTGACaatgatttaataaaattgagctgttgaaattaaattttaat
The Ricinus communis isolate WT05 ecotype wild-type chromosome 1, ASM1957865v1, whole genome shotgun sequence DNA segment above includes these coding regions:
- the LOC8276695 gene encoding peptidyl-prolyl cis-trans isomerase CYP63 isoform X2, producing MSKKKNPLVYFDVSIDGDPVERIVIELFADVAPKTAENFRALCTGEMGIGKTTGKPLHYKGSFFHRIIKGFMAQGGDFSKGNGTGGESIYGGKFSDENFILKHDGAGFLSMANSGPNTNGSQFFITFKRQPHLDRKHVVFGKVIKGIEVVKRIEQLGTADGKPVHPVKIVDCGETSENKIQDTVGKDAGKKKKSGKVPLSDSSSDEKSRGRLKKHRRKKRKRRYSSSDSQSSDSDYDSASSSSEDSYTASSSESDSESDSLLSDSVSSSDGRPRRRRPVKRDKHQRGKKQRDRRRERKRVRHDKRSRRKSKWSSKSASDMESTGSSSDEKNVGRQNSAKKFNNSTFAEKNSKNLVARKKSPTSIVGKEVVTERDSKPKRTEENSSNEEGEMSPKNDEHVNSGHGRDSNLEMTGSRRSNSGNSSKSRSVSPSPKRRPDNSRKSGESMSPENVPRNLRLRRDSRSPARKSGHRAPEASRSNHDQRLSRSPSSDGAPKRVRKGRGFTDRYSFARRYRTPSPDKSPWRSHHYGGRNINDRNRDRRYRSPLRGRSPSRYGSRRSQSQSTSRSPGSHHRRHRDQRWSQSPVRSPSPRDRRPAISEGLKSRLGPRMDDRRPMDRGRLRSSSRSRSSGSPDAVPPKRRSRSASRSRSSSPSGHRGLVSYGDASPDFGKK
- the LOC8276695 gene encoding peptidyl-prolyl cis-trans isomerase CYP63 isoform X1, encoding MSKKKNPLVYFDVSIDGDPVERIVIELFADVAPKTAENFRALCTGEMGIGKTTGKPLHYKGSFFHRIIKGFMAQGGDFSKGNGTGGESIYGGKFSDENFILKHDGAGFLSMANSGPNTNGSQFFITFKRQPHLDRKHVVFGKVIKGIEVVKRIEQLGTADGKPVHPVKIVDCGETSENKIQDTVGKDAGKKKKSGKVPLSDSSSDEKSRGRLKKHRRKKRKRRYSSSDSQSSDSDYDSASSSSEDSYTASSSESDSESDSLLSDSVSSSDGRPRRRRPVKRDKHQRGKKQRDRRRERKRVRHDKRSRRKSKWSSKSASDMESTGSSSDEKNVGRQNSAKKFNNSTFAEKNSKNLVARKKSPTSIVGKEVVTERDSKPKRTEENSSNEEGEMSPKNDEHVNSGHGRDSNLEMTGSRRSNSGNSSKSRSVSPSPKRRPDNSRKSGESMSPENVPRNLRLRRDSRSPARKSGHRAPEASRSNHDQRLSRSPSSDGAPKRVRKGRGFTDRYSFARRYRTPSPDKSPWRSHHYGGRNINDRNRDRYSGYRTYSEKSPRRRYRSPLRGRSPSRYGSRRSQSQSTSRSPGSHHRRHRDQRWSQSPVRSPSPRDRRPAISEGLKSRLGPRMDDRRPMDRGRLRSSSRSRSSGSPDAVPPKRRSRSASRSRSSSPSGHRGLVSYGDASPDFGKK
- the LOC8276695 gene encoding peptidyl-prolyl cis-trans isomerase CYP63 isoform X3, with the protein product MSKKKNPLVYFDVSIDGDPVERIVIELFADVAPKTAENFRALCTGEMGIGKTTGKPLHYKGSFFHRIIKGFMAQGGDFSKGNGTGGESIYGGKFSDENFILKHDGAGFLSMANSGPNTNGSQFFITFKRQPHLDRKHVVFGKVIKGIEVVKRIEQLGTADGKPVHPVKIVDCGETSENKIQDTVGKDAGKKKKSGKVPLSDSSSDEKSRGRLKKHRRKKRKRRYSSSDSQSSDSDYDSASSSSEDSYTASSSESDSESDSLLSDSVSSSDGRPRRRRPVKRDKHQRGKKQRDRRRERKRVRHDKRSRRKSKWSSKSASDMESTGSSSDEKNVGRQNSAKKFNNSTFAEKNSKNLVARKKSPTSIVGKEVVTERDSKPKRTEENSSNEEGEMSPKNDEHVNSGHGRDSNLEMTGSRRSNSGNSSKSRSVSPSPKRRPDNSRKSGESMSPENVPRNLRLRRDSRSPARKSGHRAPEASRSNHDQRLSRSPSSDGAPKRVRKGRGFTDRYSFARRYRTPSPDKSPWRSHHYGGRNINDRNRDRYGSRRSQSQSTSRSPGSHHRRHRDQRWSQSPVRSPSPRDRRPAISEGLKSRLGPRMDDRRPMDRGRLRSSSRSRSSGSPDAVPPKRRSRSASRSRSSSPSGHRGLVSYGDASPDFGKK